A window of the Gammaproteobacteria bacterium genome harbors these coding sequences:
- a CDS encoding cupin domain-containing protein — translation MKQKIENVILGGIPEDQFAEQIWGATPFHSKDCFSPKDYFSIRELTDILRESGVIRYGATSVGKEKSDLFQPYVSSFDVSKLKELEKLHIIESLYDAKSCFDDGRGILAHRLERFLPLKHKLRIIYNYLLELTGCVREELVVAAFLTPPYSKTFDWHTDSDHVFTMQIEGEKKWEIKELDGRINIFQITPGDVLYIPADLPHRVVSEGSTSLSVSYVVIPKTYSQIFTTALLKKLEKDLYGELKNRIPLPFRWRKNLNSMSIDKVTATVFRKYGLEDQDFRDALIDEYASDSISYLDEAWNPNFNYADRKLELHTKLQRSSSNPINIVRRSSSDEVVIIMNGRPSLCVSSKLIMAIDYISEADTHFSCDDLPDCYTDESKIFICAKLLQAGMVDFL, via the coding sequence ATGAAACAGAAAATTGAGAATGTCATTCTGGGGGGAATCCCTGAAGATCAGTTTGCAGAACAAATCTGGGGGGCTACCCCATTCCATTCAAAAGACTGTTTCTCTCCGAAGGATTATTTTTCAATTAGGGAGCTAACTGACATCCTTAGAGAAAGCGGAGTAATTCGATATGGAGCGACAAGTGTAGGAAAAGAAAAGAGTGACTTATTTCAACCTTATGTATCAAGTTTTGATGTTAGTAAACTTAAAGAATTGGAAAAACTTCATATCATAGAAAGCCTGTACGATGCAAAGTCCTGTTTTGATGACGGAAGAGGCATCTTGGCTCATAGGTTGGAAAGGTTTTTACCATTAAAGCATAAGCTTAGAATTATCTATAATTATTTATTAGAATTAACCGGATGCGTAAGAGAAGAGTTAGTGGTTGCAGCATTCCTTACACCTCCTTATAGCAAAACTTTCGACTGGCACACAGACTCTGACCATGTGTTTACTATGCAAATCGAAGGAGAAAAGAAGTGGGAGATCAAGGAACTTGATGGCAGAATTAATATATTTCAGATCACTCCGGGAGATGTATTATATATTCCAGCAGACCTCCCCCATCGTGTAGTTTCGGAAGGCTCTACAAGCCTTTCAGTATCATATGTGGTGATTCCTAAAACATACTCCCAGATATTTACAACCGCTTTATTGAAGAAGCTCGAAAAGGATCTTTATGGCGAATTAAAAAACAGAATTCCTTTGCCTTTCCGGTGGAGGAAAAATCTGAATAGTATGTCTATCGATAAAGTAACGGCTACGGTATTCCGTAAATATGGTTTAGAAGATCAGGACTTTCGTGATGCTCTAATTGATGAGTACGCTTCCGATTCGATTTCTTACCTTGATGAAGCGTGGAACCCAAATTTCAATTATGCGGACAGAAAACTAGAACTTCATACAAAATTACAAAGATCGTCAAGCAATCCCATAAATATAGTTCGAAGAAGTTCAAGCGATGAAGTTGTCATTATTATGAATGGCAGGCCATCTTTGTGCGTGTCATCAAAATTGATCATGGCGATAGACTATATTAGCGAGGCCGACACGCACTTTAGTTGCGATGACTTGCCGGATTGTTACACTGATGAATCAAAAATATTTATTTGCGCGAAATTGCTTCAAGCTGGAATGGTCGATTTTTTGTAA
- a CDS encoding SRPBCC domain-containing protein encodes MNMNNSYTREITVSNTPSEAYRALTAGFSKWWTTGCNPISQTGDRITFRFGSTSWVMRANRLVPDSLVELECIEAHHVHEGLPSTILGEWEGTKLQWKIKKQGRETQIVFVHQGLVPSLDCYDVCGQGWDYFFANSLKQYLDTGKGSPFEH; translated from the coding sequence ATGAATATGAACAATAGCTACACGCGCGAGATCACTGTTTCAAACACACCAAGCGAGGCATATCGTGCTTTGACGGCTGGCTTTAGTAAGTGGTGGACTACCGGCTGTAATCCCATATCTCAAACTGGTGATCGAATTACATTTCGTTTTGGTTCTACTAGCTGGGTGATGCGCGCCAATAGGCTGGTTCCTGACAGTCTTGTCGAATTGGAATGCATCGAAGCTCATCATGTACATGAGGGGCTCCCATCAACAATTCTCGGTGAATGGGAAGGAACCAAACTACAATGGAAAATCAAAAAGCAAGGACGCGAAACCCAGATAGTTTTCGTCCATCAGGGTCTTGTACCTTCGTTAGATTGCTATGACGTCTGCGGGCAAGGATGGGACTACTTTTTTGCCAACAGTCTGAAACAGTATCTAGATACTGGAAAAGGCTCACCATTTGAACATTGA
- a CDS encoding methyltransferase domain-containing protein translates to MDTSNLRVLDFGCRTGLLSEKISRFANEVVALDTSERMAAILNSKELPNVISVSEELSEALVKDNSVFTNQFYLIVSSSVCGFLPNCERSLSVLKSALKPGGIFLQWDWLSNTDESDFGFSHTKIESVYRKIGLTPSLIEETFSVQTLEGDMPVIRGVAVDA, encoded by the coding sequence ATCGATACAAGCAATCTTAGGGTTCTTGATTTCGGTTGCCGTACAGGACTATTATCAGAAAAGATTTCCCGGTTTGCGAATGAGGTTGTTGCTCTCGATACCTCTGAAAGAATGGCAGCCATTTTGAATAGCAAAGAACTACCGAATGTTATCAGTGTATCCGAGGAATTGTCAGAGGCATTGGTCAAAGATAATTCGGTATTTACTAATCAATTTTATCTTATTGTGTCTTCATCCGTATGTGGTTTTTTACCGAATTGTGAAAGATCTCTATCGGTATTAAAGTCGGCATTGAAACCTGGGGGTATTTTTTTGCAGTGGGACTGGTTGTCTAATACAGACGAAAGCGACTTTGGTTTCAGTCATACCAAGATAGAGAGTGTATATAGAAAAATTGGCTTAACTCCTAGTTTGATTGAGGAGACGTTCTCTGTGCAAACCCTGGAGGGTGATATGCCTGTAATAAGAGGTGTGGCCGTCGATGCTTAG
- a CDS encoding DUF2834 domain-containing protein — protein sequence MKIDKPLPFIYFTFAAVGLCVTWYYNILYFAGGGSIAPTQFFGTAFANNLTTAITFDIYISAIVFSIWVLVDAKTNRLKWPVMYIVLCFGIGLAVALPLFLGVRELSPSRQTK from the coding sequence GTGAAAATAGATAAACCATTACCATTTATTTACTTTACTTTCGCAGCCGTTGGCTTGTGTGTTACTTGGTACTATAATATTCTTTATTTTGCCGGAGGAGGCAGCATTGCACCAACCCAATTTTTTGGTACGGCATTTGCCAACAACCTCACAACAGCGATAACCTTTGATATATATATTTCTGCGATAGTTTTTTCTATTTGGGTTTTGGTCGATGCAAAAACCAATAGACTCAAATGGCCGGTAATGTATATCGTACTATGTTTTGGTATTGGCCTGGCAGTTGCACTCCCATTGTTTCTTGGTGTTCGTGAGCTGTCTCCTTCAAGGCAAACTAAATGA